A window from gamma proteobacterium SS-5 encodes these proteins:
- a CDS encoding response regulator — MHDTQHKPLILLVDDTPENLDVLRGILTPRYRISAATSGELALRIIAKNRPDLILLDVMMPGMDGYQVCRQLKAHAETASIPVIFATAMTELDDEMRGFDAGAVDYITKPVHPGIVHARVAAQLALANQRRACETEVERRTGELSKSQKAAIFMLGQAGHYNDTDTGVHIWRMAAYSAALARALDWPLERSELLRDAAAMHDTGKIGTPDSILKAPRRLTAEEWEIMKQHARIGYSILRHSDTPLFRMAAEVALGHHEKWDGSGYPQGLAGEAIPASARVVAIADVFDALSMRRPYKPAWPLEQTLQTLQADAGKHFDPQMLNAFLGIIDEILEIKQKWDAKETQGH; from the coding sequence ATGCACGACACACAGCACAAACCCCTGATCCTATTGGTTGACGACACCCCGGAAAACCTGGACGTACTGCGCGGCATACTCACCCCCAGGTACCGCATCAGCGCCGCCACCAGCGGTGAGCTGGCCCTGCGCATCATCGCCAAGAACCGGCCCGACCTGATCCTGCTGGATGTGATGATGCCCGGCATGGACGGCTACCAGGTCTGCCGCCAACTCAAGGCCCATGCCGAAACGGCCAGTATCCCGGTGATCTTCGCCACCGCCATGACCGAACTGGATGACGAGATGCGCGGCTTCGATGCCGGCGCGGTGGACTACATCACCAAGCCGGTTCATCCCGGCATAGTCCATGCGCGGGTTGCCGCCCAGCTGGCCCTGGCCAACCAGCGCCGCGCCTGCGAGACCGAGGTAGAGCGCCGTACCGGCGAGCTGAGCAAAAGCCAGAAGGCGGCCATCTTCATGCTCGGCCAGGCCGGCCACTACAACGACACCGACACCGGCGTACACATCTGGCGCATGGCCGCCTATTCCGCCGCCCTGGCCCGCGCCCTGGACTGGCCGCTGGAGCGCAGCGAGTTGCTGCGCGATGCCGCCGCCATGCACGACACCGGCAAGATCGGCACACCAGACAGCATACTCAAGGCACCGCGCAGGCTCACGGCGGAAGAATGGGAGATCATGAAGCAACACGCCCGCATCGGCTACAGTATCCTCCGCCACAGCGACACCCCGCTGTTCCGCATGGCCGCCGAGGTGGCCCTGGGCCACCACGAAAAATGGGACGGCAGCGGCTACCCCCAGGGCCTGGCCGGCGAGGCCATCCCCGCCAGCGCCCGGGTGGTGGCCATCGCCGATGTGTTCGACGCCCTCAGCATGCGCCGCCCCTACAAACCCGCCTGGCCCCTGGAGCAGACCCTGCAAACCCTGCAAGCGGATGCAGGCAAGCACTTCGACCCGCAGATGCTGAACGCCTTCCTCGGCATCATCGACGAGATCCTGGAGATCAAGCAAAAATGGGACGCCAAGGAGACCCAAGGCCACTAG
- a CDS encoding dienelactone hydrolase family protein, which yields MPKLTLLTGLLCAGLLSSSLALAEVISQEVDYQDDGETLRGVLYWDDRISGKRPGVLVYPEWWGLNAYAKQRARMLAEQGYLVFAADMYGPDKVTRDASQAKEWMSEVVADPELWRQRAQAALKQLQRSDKVLPERIAAVGYCFGGGTVLQMAYGGGAGLLGVVSFHGSLPAAPAQSKGKIQPQILAYHGQADSFVKPDVVSNFQARLEEAQAQWQMVTFGGVRHSFTNPKVGEYGIPNLKYDELADRRSWAGALAFLKELFAR from the coding sequence ATGCCTAAACTGACCCTGCTCACCGGCCTGCTGTGTGCTGGCCTGCTCTCTTCATCCCTGGCCCTGGCCGAGGTAATCAGCCAAGAGGTGGATTACCAGGACGATGGCGAGACCCTGCGTGGCGTGCTCTACTGGGACGACCGCATCAGCGGCAAGCGCCCCGGCGTGCTGGTTTATCCGGAATGGTGGGGCCTGAACGCCTACGCCAAGCAGCGGGCAAGGATGCTGGCGGAACAGGGCTATCTGGTATTCGCCGCCGACATGTACGGGCCGGACAAGGTCACCCGTGACGCCTCCCAGGCCAAGGAATGGATGAGCGAGGTGGTGGCCGACCCCGAACTCTGGCGGCAACGGGCCCAGGCCGCCCTCAAGCAGCTGCAACGGTCGGATAAGGTGCTGCCTGAGCGGATCGCCGCCGTGGGCTACTGCTTTGGCGGCGGCACCGTGTTGCAGATGGCCTACGGCGGCGGCGCGGGCCTGCTTGGCGTGGTCAGCTTCCATGGCTCCCTGCCTGCCGCCCCGGCGCAGAGCAAGGGTAAGATCCAACCCCAGATCCTTGCCTACCACGGTCAGGCCGACAGCTTCGTCAAGCCGGATGTGGTCAGTAACTTCCAGGCCAGGCTGGAGGAGGCCCAGGCCCAGTGGCAGATGGTGACCTTCGGCGGCGTGCGCCACAGCTTCACCAACCCCAAGGTGGGTGAATACGGCATACCCAACCTGAAATACGACGAACTGGCCGACCGCCGTTCCTGGGCCGGTGCCCTGGCCTTTCTCAAGGAGCTGTTTGCCCGCTAG
- a CDS encoding sulfite exporter TauE/SafE family protein — translation MLETLSTPQWSAAAAIVALAYFVRGITGFGSGLIAIPLLALMLPLPLVVPLIGLLDYIASAAHGVKHREAIVWRELLPLLPFTLIGVGLALYLFKTLDAVLLSRVLGGFVLLYALYSLLGREPSGQGSRLWSPLAGGLGGLVGTLFGTGGPFYVIYLHFRGLHKSAFRATIATIFLLDGASRIIGYSLSGLYNRDSLLGVLIGLPLMLLTLWLGGRVHVNLSQQTFRKAIGILLIGAGLALILR, via the coding sequence ATGCTCGAAACCCTCAGTACCCCGCAATGGTCGGCGGCGGCGGCCATTGTCGCCCTGGCCTATTTTGTGCGCGGCATCACCGGCTTTGGCTCGGGGCTGATCGCCATCCCCCTGCTGGCGCTGATGCTGCCGCTGCCCCTGGTGGTACCCCTGATCGGCCTGCTGGATTACATCGCCTCGGCGGCCCACGGCGTCAAACACCGCGAGGCCATCGTCTGGCGTGAGCTGCTGCCACTGCTGCCCTTCACCCTGATCGGCGTCGGTCTGGCCCTGTACCTGTTCAAGACCCTGGATGCGGTCCTGCTCAGCCGCGTGCTGGGCGGTTTTGTCCTGCTCTATGCCCTGTATTCCCTGCTGGGTCGGGAGCCCTCTGGGCAGGGCAGCCGCCTCTGGTCGCCTCTGGCCGGGGGGCTGGGCGGTCTGGTGGGCACCCTGTTCGGCACCGGCGGGCCCTTTTATGTGATCTATCTACACTTTCGTGGCCTGCACAAGAGCGCCTTTCGCGCCACTATCGCCACCATCTTCCTGCTGGATGGTGCCAGCCGCATTATCGGCTACAGCCTGTCCGGGCTGTATAACCGGGACAGCCTGCTGGGGGTGCTGATCGGTCTGCCGCTGATGCTGCTGACCCTGTGGCTGGGCGGTCGCGTGCATGTCAATCTCAGCCAACAGACCTTTCGCAAGGCCATAGGCATTCTCCTGATCGGGGCCGGGCTGGCGCTGATTCTGCGTTGA
- the ileS gene encoding isoleucine--tRNA ligase yields MTDYKATLNLPHTAFPMKANLANREPEMLRAWQEKDLYRKIRQACASRPRFILHDGPPYANGEIHIGHAVNKVLKDMIVKSRGLDGFDAPYVPGWDCHGLPIELQVEKKVGKPGRKVSAAEFRQACRDYASKQVNQQREDFQRLGVLGDWQNPYLTMDYATEAGIIRALGRIVANDHVQKGFKPVHWCTDCGSALAEAEVEYADKESFTIDVRFPLLNEAALFERCHSVPDGHGEGPISVVIWTTTPWTLPANQAVALNPELEYALVQAGKERLLLAEGLLKSTLDRWGIEDYRVLAYARGDSFEGLRLQHPFYAREVPIILGEHVTLDAGTGAVHTAPGHGLEDYIVGRRYDLAVDNPVGGDGRFVEGTELFAGEHVFTANEKVIEVLKARGMLVMEARVKHSYPHCWRHKTPIIFRATPQWFISMEHNRLRADALTEIDKVRWMPDWGQARIQGMVANRPDWCISRQRTWGVPIALFVHKQTQALHPETARLIEEVAQRVEQAGIQAWFDLDPAELLREDAEHYEKVADTLDVWFDSGVTHSCVLDQRDELQSPADLYLEGSDQHRGWFQSSLLSSVAMYGRAPYRQVLTHGFTVDADGRKMSKSLGNVVSPQQVMKTLGADIIRLWVAATDYRNEMSVSDEILKRMADAYRRIRNTGRYLLANLHDFDPTSDLVAPEQMLALDRWAVDRALQLQEEIIAAYRDYQFHLIYQKVHNFCVTDLGGFYLDVTKDRQYTCQSNSLARRSAQSACYRIAEALVRWIAPILSFTADEMWHYLPGERADSVFLETWFDDLSPLADSSAMNRAFWDRVLEARIAIGKQLEGLRKAGTIGSSLDAEVDIYADAETLALLGQLGDELRFVLISSYARLHPLADAPADAIATDLAGIKLGLSASAHSKCVRCWHHRADVGSHAEHPELCGRCLENVVGEGEQRRFA; encoded by the coding sequence GTGACTGACTACAAGGCCACCCTCAACCTGCCCCACACCGCCTTCCCGATGAAGGCCAACCTGGCCAATCGCGAGCCGGAGATGCTCCGCGCCTGGCAGGAAAAAGACCTCTACCGCAAAATTCGCCAGGCCTGCGCCAGCCGACCCCGGTTTATCCTGCATGACGGCCCGCCCTACGCCAACGGCGAGATCCACATCGGCCATGCAGTCAACAAGGTGCTCAAGGACATGATCGTCAAGTCACGCGGCCTGGACGGCTTCGACGCCCCCTATGTGCCGGGCTGGGATTGTCACGGCCTGCCCATTGAGCTGCAGGTGGAAAAGAAGGTCGGCAAACCGGGTCGCAAGGTCAGTGCCGCCGAGTTCCGCCAGGCTTGCCGCGACTATGCCAGCAAGCAGGTCAACCAGCAGCGCGAGGACTTCCAACGCCTGGGCGTGCTGGGTGACTGGCAAAACCCCTACCTGACCATGGACTACGCCACCGAGGCCGGCATCATCCGGGCGCTGGGCCGCATCGTTGCCAACGACCATGTGCAGAAGGGCTTCAAGCCGGTGCATTGGTGTACCGACTGCGGCTCGGCCCTGGCCGAGGCCGAGGTGGAGTACGCCGACAAGGAATCCTTCACCATCGACGTGCGCTTCCCCCTGCTCAACGAGGCCGCCCTGTTCGAGCGCTGCCACAGCGTGCCCGATGGCCATGGCGAGGGGCCGATCAGCGTCGTGATCTGGACCACCACCCCCTGGACCCTGCCCGCCAATCAGGCGGTGGCGCTGAACCCGGAGCTGGAATACGCCCTGGTGCAGGCGGGCAAGGAGCGCCTGCTGCTGGCGGAGGGCCTGTTGAAGAGCACCCTGGACCGCTGGGGCATAGAAGACTACCGAGTGCTGGCCTACGCCCGTGGCGACAGCTTCGAAGGCCTGCGGCTGCAACATCCCTTCTATGCCCGCGAAGTGCCCATCATCCTGGGCGAGCACGTCACCCTGGATGCCGGCACCGGCGCCGTGCATACCGCGCCGGGGCATGGCCTGGAAGACTATATCGTCGGCCGCCGCTACGATCTCGCCGTGGACAACCCGGTGGGCGGCGATGGCCGCTTTGTCGAGGGTACCGAGCTGTTCGCCGGCGAACACGTATTCACCGCCAACGAAAAGGTCATCGAGGTGCTCAAGGCCCGTGGCATGCTGGTGATGGAGGCGCGGGTCAAGCACAGCTACCCGCACTGTTGGCGCCACAAGACGCCGATCATCTTCCGCGCCACACCCCAGTGGTTCATCAGCATGGAGCACAACCGCCTGCGCGCCGACGCCCTGACCGAGATCGACAAGGTGCGCTGGATGCCCGACTGGGGCCAGGCGCGCATCCAGGGCATGGTGGCCAACCGGCCGGACTGGTGCATCTCGCGCCAGCGTACCTGGGGGGTACCCATCGCCCTGTTCGTGCACAAGCAGACTCAGGCGCTGCACCCGGAGACGGCGCGGCTAATCGAGGAAGTCGCCCAGCGCGTGGAGCAGGCCGGCATCCAGGCCTGGTTCGACCTCGACCCAGCCGAACTGCTGCGCGAGGACGCCGAACACTACGAGAAAGTCGCCGACACCCTGGATGTCTGGTTCGATTCCGGCGTAACCCACAGCTGTGTGCTCGACCAGCGCGACGAGCTGCAATCCCCGGCCGATCTCTACCTGGAAGGCTCCGACCAGCATCGCGGCTGGTTCCAGTCGTCCCTGCTCAGCTCCGTGGCCATGTACGGCCGTGCGCCCTACCGTCAAGTTCTGACCCACGGCTTCACCGTGGATGCCGATGGCCGCAAGATGTCCAAGTCCCTGGGCAACGTGGTCAGCCCGCAGCAGGTCATGAAGACCCTGGGCGCCGACATCATCCGCCTCTGGGTCGCCGCCACCGACTACCGCAACGAGATGAGCGTCTCCGACGAGATCCTCAAGCGCATGGCCGACGCCTACCGTCGCATCCGCAACACCGGCCGCTACCTGCTCGCCAACCTGCACGACTTCGACCCGACCAGCGACCTGGTCGCGCCCGAGCAGATGCTGGCGCTGGACCGCTGGGCGGTGGATCGTGCCCTGCAGTTGCAGGAGGAGATCATCGCCGCCTACCGCGACTACCAGTTCCACCTGATCTACCAGAAGGTGCACAACTTCTGCGTCACCGACCTCGGCGGCTTCTATCTGGATGTCACCAAGGACCGCCAGTACACCTGCCAGAGCAACAGCCTGGCGCGGCGCTCGGCGCAGAGCGCCTGCTACCGCATCGCCGAGGCCCTGGTGCGCTGGATCGCACCCATCCTCAGCTTCACCGCCGATGAGATGTGGCACTATCTGCCCGGCGAGCGCGCGGATTCTGTGTTCCTGGAGACCTGGTTCGACGACCTCAGCCCTCTGGCAGACAGCAGCGCCATGAACCGCGCCTTCTGGGACCGGGTGCTGGAGGCCCGTATCGCCATCGGCAAGCAGCTGGAGGGGCTGCGCAAGGCAGGCACCATTGGCAGCAGCCTGGATGCCGAGGTGGACATCTATGCCGATGCCGAGACCCTGGCGCTGCTGGGCCAGTTGGGGGATGAGCTGCGCTTTGTCCTGATCAGCTCCTACGCCCGCCTGCACCCGCTGGCCGATGCACCGGCTGATGCCATTGCCACCGATCTGGCCGGGATCAAGCTTGGCCTGTCCGCCTCCGCTCACAGCAAATGCGTGCGCTGCTGGCACCACCGCGCCGATGTCGGCAGCCATGCCGAGCATCCCGAGCTGTGCGGTCGCTGCTTAGAAAATGTGGTCGGCGAGGGCGAGCAACGGCGGTTTGCTTAA
- a CDS encoding lipoprotein signal peptidase — MRRSPWLWLALAVILLDQASKLWVLAVFEDYQVLPVTGFFNLVLVYNEGAAFSFLANAGGWQRWFFISLALIISVVLYRWLGQLKPDERLTAAALGLILGGAWGNLIDRVIYAKVVDFLDFYYRQWHWPAFNLADSAISLGVALLLLAMLREGIQAKDRS; from the coding sequence ATGCGCCGCTCGCCCTGGCTCTGGCTTGCTCTGGCCGTGATCCTGTTGGATCAGGCCAGCAAGCTGTGGGTGCTGGCGGTGTTCGAGGACTACCAGGTGCTGCCGGTCACCGGCTTCTTCAATCTGGTGCTGGTGTATAACGAGGGCGCCGCCTTCAGCTTCCTCGCCAACGCCGGCGGCTGGCAGCGCTGGTTTTTCATCAGCCTGGCGCTGATCATATCCGTAGTGCTGTATCGCTGGCTCGGTCAACTGAAGCCAGATGAACGCCTCACCGCCGCCGCCCTGGGCCTGATCCTCGGCGGTGCCTGGGGTAACCTGATCGACCGGGTTATCTACGCCAAGGTGGTGGACTTTCTCGATTTCTATTATCGGCAATGGCACTGGCCCGCCTTCAACCTGGCCGACAGCGCCATCAGCTTGGGCGTAGCCCTGCTGCTGCTGGCCATGCTGCGGGAGGGGATCCAGGCAAAGGACCGATCCTAA
- a CDS encoding CBS domain-containing protein translates to MLVKDIMGCNVRSVKADTSLLEVVSLMCLYRISGLPVVDDEGKLVGIIAEKDVLARMFPSLEDLMAVEGGLASVDMDEMMGRYKEVVRLKVSDLMTKGAISTTPDTHILRAASVMARHKFRRIPVTDGGYLVGVVSMGDVHKAIFKVNIAEAVAAVHVV, encoded by the coding sequence ATGCTGGTTAAAGATATCATGGGTTGTAATGTACGTTCGGTTAAGGCAGATACCTCCCTGCTGGAGGTGGTTTCGCTGATGTGTCTGTATCGTATCAGCGGTCTCCCGGTGGTCGATGATGAGGGAAAGCTGGTGGGCATCATCGCCGAGAAGGACGTGCTGGCGCGGATGTTCCCCAGCCTGGAAGACCTGATGGCGGTGGAGGGCGGCCTGGCCTCGGTGGACATGGATGAAATGATGGGGCGCTACAAGGAGGTGGTACGGCTCAAGGTCTCCGACCTGATGACCAAGGGTGCCATCAGCACCACCCCGGATACCCATATCCTGCGTGCCGCCTCGGTCATGGCTCGGCACAAGTTCCGCCGCATCCCGGTTACCGATGGCGGCTACCTGGTGGGCGTGGTCAGCATGGGGGACGTACACAAGGCCATCTTCAAGGTCAACATCGCCGAGGCGGTCGCCGCCGTGCATGTGGTCTGA
- a CDS encoding TlpA family protein disulfide reductase — translation MTYTPIRVADPSFDPATRRLGRSGWMLGLGLWLLVGWPGLAAPIDFRLNDLDGKPVDLGAQRGHWLVLNFWAHWCAPCRSEIPELIRFQTQHPDIRLFGIHAEQADAAQLRDFIQRFEPNYPQLLIGELPLTPIEPLKGLPTTAIINPQGELVSKHTGAVSAAVLERFFIQEGVIGH, via the coding sequence ATGACTTACACACCAATCAGGGTCGCAGACCCCAGCTTTGATCCCGCCACCCGGCGGCTTGGCCGATCCGGCTGGATGCTGGGCCTTGGCCTGTGGCTGCTGGTCGGCTGGCCCGGCCTGGCCGCGCCGATCGACTTCAGGCTCAATGACCTGGACGGCAAGCCGGTGGATCTGGGGGCGCAGCGCGGCCACTGGCTGGTGCTCAATTTCTGGGCGCACTGGTGCGCCCCCTGCCGTAGCGAGATCCCTGAGCTGATCCGCTTTCAGACCCAGCACCCCGATATCCGCCTGTTCGGCATCCATGCCGAACAGGCAGATGCCGCGCAACTGAGGGACTTCATCCAGCGCTTTGAGCCCAACTACCCGCAACTGCTCATCGGTGAGCTGCCCCTGACCCCCATTGAACCGCTCAAGGGTCTGCCCACCACCGCCATCATCAACCCCCAGGGAGAGTTGGTGAGCAAGCATACCGGGGCGGTGAGCGCCGCCGTGCTGGAGCGCTTTTTTATCCAGGAGGGGGTGATTGGGCACTGA
- a CDS encoding DUF3149 domain-containing protein, translating to MDALEIELYASLAIIGATLVIGLVYVVYFINKIRNAKEDE from the coding sequence ATGGATGCATTGGAAATTGAACTCTATGCCTCCTTGGCCATAATCGGCGCAACGCTGGTCATCGGTCTGGTGTATGTTGTCTATTTCATCAATAAAATCAGAAACGCCAAAGAAGACGAGTAG